TGTAAGCACAGGCCCGAAGATTTCTTCTTCCATTGTTACAAAATGTGGATCGGTCACCTGGATTACGGTGGGTTCAACAAAATAGCCTGTTGTTTTATCGCCTTTGCCTCCGTAAAGAATAGTGGCATCGGGCGAGGAGTTGGCTTTGTGGATATATCCCATGATGTTGTCGAATGATCCTTCATCAATAACAGCGTTCATAAAGTTTGAAAATTGTCTTACATCGCCGACTGTTATCTGCGAAAGCATATCAAGCATGATTTCCTTCACGCTGGGCCACAGCGATTCAGGGATATAGGCACGGGAAGCAGCAGAGCACTTCTGCCCCTGATATTCGAATGCGCCCCTGACCAATGCTGTTGCAACTTCTTCGGCACCGGCTGAATTGTGTACAAGAATAAAATCTTTTCCTCCGGTTTCACCAACGATCTTGGGGTATGATCGGTATTTCGACAGATTGGCCGCGCTGGCCTGCCACAAATGATTGAAAGTGCTGTTTGAACCGGTAAAATGTAATCCGGCAAAATTATAATCGTTTAATACGGCTTTTCCAACCAGTGAGCCCTGGCCCGGAATAAAATTGATAACACCATCCGGCAATCCGGCTTCCTGGAAGACCTTCATCAGGAAATAATTAGAGAGGATGGAGGTGGTTGCGGGTTTCCACAACAAGGTGTTGCCCATTACAGCCGGCGACATGTTCAGGTTGGAGGCAATGGCTGTAAAGTTGAATGGTGTGACCGCAAAAATAAACCCTTCGATGGGGCGGTATTCAATCCGGTTCACAATACCGGATTCGGAATGGGGTTGGTCGTTGTATATGTCGGAAATATAATGTGCGTTGAAGCGCAGGAAGTCAATGGTTTCGCATGCGGCATCAATTTCAGCCTGCATTACGTTTTTACTTTGACCCAGCATGGTAGCTGCGTTGATGAGGGCTCGGTATTTTTTTGATATCAGTTCAGCGGCTTTCAGGCTGATTGAGAGCCTTTCAACCCAGGAAATTTCTGCCCAATCCCTATGGGCTTTCAGTGCTGCATCAATAGCCATCTTAACTTCTTTTTCGCCGGCCTTATGATATACAGCCAGCTTATGCTGATGATTATGAGGCATCACAACTGTATCGGTATCACCGGTCCTGATTTCTTTTCCGCCGATGATCAGCGGAATATCAGTAACTTCGGCAGTAAGGCGGTCAAGTTCTTCTGATAGTGATTTGCGTTCGCGTGTTCCCGGGGAATAAGATTTTACTTGTTCATTTTCAGGATAATCGAATTGAAAAATTGCGTTGTTCATGATGAAAATATTATAACAAAATATTTGATTTTTAAGCTCTTATCTGTGGTC
The genomic region above belongs to Bacteroidales bacterium and contains:
- the pruA gene encoding L-glutamate gamma-semialdehyde dehydrogenase; this translates as MNNAIFQFDYPENEQVKSYSPGTRERKSLSEELDRLTAEVTDIPLIIGGKEIRTGDTDTVVMPHNHQHKLAVYHKAGEKEVKMAIDAALKAHRDWAEISWVERLSISLKAAELISKKYRALINAATMLGQSKNVMQAEIDAACETIDFLRFNAHYISDIYNDQPHSESGIVNRIEYRPIEGFIFAVTPFNFTAIASNLNMSPAVMGNTLLWKPATTSILSNYFLMKVFQEAGLPDGVINFIPGQGSLVGKAVLNDYNFAGLHFTGSNSTFNHLWQASAANLSKYRSYPKIVGETGGKDFILVHNSAGAEEVATALVRGAFEYQGQKCSAASRAYIPESLWPSVKEIMLDMLSQITVGDVRQFSNFMNAVIDEGSFDNIMGYIHKANSSPDATILYGGKGDKTTGYFVEPTVIQVTDPHFVTMEEEIFGPVLTLFVYKDNEFDKTLELVDSTSPFGLTGSIFAQDRDVLVKACRALRYAAGNLYYNDKPTGAVVGQQPFGGARQSGTNDKAGSHLNLLRWTSPRTIKETLIPPTDFRYPFMKEDKCH